The Chryseobacterium geocarposphaerae genome has a window encoding:
- a CDS encoding BaiN/RdsA family NAD(P)/FAD-dependent oxidoreductase produces the protein MKRIIIIGGGAAGFFCAANLDETQYKITILEQNSDVLQKVKVSGGGRCNVTHACFDPRELVQFYPRGNKELLSVFTKFQPGDTMDWFDQRKISLKIENDNRIFPESNSSQTIINTFLNETQKKNVEIKTKCSVKEIEKQDEIYIVKTSLGDFEADFVIYTTGSSPKSLKMIENLGHKIIDLVPSLFTFNIKDPLLKDLAGTSFEMAETSIPKLKTQESGPLLITHWGLSGPAILKISAWEAINLAKMKYNFEIEVNFISKDPEDAEKLFQQFKQSNPKKTIGQSKIFEVTNRFWQRILEVSNVDLNKQVAQISGKEMQKIIENLCKKKFNVTGKSTFKDEFVTAGGVDLKEINFKNMSSKILPNFYVAGEVLNIDAVTGGFNFQACWSEAWLIAQDLNLK, from the coding sequence ATGAAACGAATTATCATTATCGGAGGCGGTGCAGCAGGATTTTTCTGTGCAGCGAATCTTGACGAAACGCAATATAAAATTACCATTCTCGAACAAAACTCAGATGTTCTTCAGAAAGTAAAGGTTTCAGGAGGAGGAAGATGCAATGTAACCCATGCCTGTTTTGACCCAAGAGAACTTGTTCAGTTCTATCCTCGCGGAAATAAAGAATTACTAAGTGTTTTTACTAAATTCCAACCGGGAGACACGATGGACTGGTTCGATCAACGAAAAATTTCGTTGAAAATAGAAAATGACAACAGAATCTTTCCGGAAAGTAATTCATCGCAAACCATTATCAATACTTTTCTGAATGAAACTCAGAAAAAAAATGTTGAAATAAAAACAAAATGCTCCGTCAAAGAAATTGAAAAACAGGATGAAATATACATCGTTAAAACGAGTTTGGGAGATTTCGAAGCCGATTTTGTCATCTATACAACAGGTAGCTCCCCCAAGTCGCTGAAAATGATAGAAAATCTAGGCCATAAAATTATCGATCTGGTTCCGTCACTTTTTACTTTTAATATTAAGGATCCTTTATTGAAAGATTTAGCCGGAACAAGTTTTGAAATGGCTGAAACCTCTATTCCTAAATTAAAAACACAGGAGAGTGGTCCTTTATTGATTACGCATTGGGGACTTTCCGGGCCGGCAATTTTGAAAATTTCAGCTTGGGAAGCGATTAATTTGGCGAAAATGAAGTATAATTTCGAGATTGAAGTTAATTTTATTTCTAAAGATCCAGAGGATGCTGAAAAACTTTTCCAACAGTTTAAACAGTCAAATCCTAAAAAAACGATTGGACAGTCTAAAATTTTTGAAGTCACCAACAGGTTTTGGCAGAGAATTCTTGAAGTTTCCAATGTTGATCTGAATAAACAGGTTGCCCAAATTTCAGGAAAGGAAATGCAGAAAATCATTGAAAATTTATGTAAAAAGAAATTCAATGTGACCGGAAAATCGACTTTTAAAGATGAATTTGTAACCGCAGGAGGTGTTGATTTAAAGGAAATCAACTTTAAAAATATGTCCTCAAAAATTTTGCCTAACTTTTACGTTGCAGGAGAAGTCCTGAATATTGACGCTGTAACCGGCGGATTTAATTTTCAGGCTTGCTGGAGTGAAGCTTGGCTGATTGCACAAGACCTGAATTTAAAATAA
- a CDS encoding DUF2306 domain-containing protein: MLSVKKNVLSISKILLILGFGYFFWLMLKITLEYIPFRKDVSFLMIKQTEVIERPEYLYFFYTHVYTSIFVLLSGFSAILRKDFRLKNFHKNAGKIYIFLILLFAAPSGIYMGIFANGGIYSKISFVILGCLWWFSTFKAYQLARQKNFKEHKQWMWRSFALTVSAITLRMWKVIIVYLFHPNPMDVYQIIAWMGWIPNIILIEYLITKKCI, from the coding sequence ATGCTTTCAGTCAAAAAGAATGTCTTAAGTATTTCTAAAATCCTTTTGATCTTAGGATTCGGATATTTTTTTTGGCTGATGCTGAAAATTACATTAGAATATATTCCTTTTAGAAAAGATGTAAGTTTTTTGATGATCAAACAAACAGAAGTTATTGAAAGACCGGAATACTTATATTTTTTCTATACTCATGTTTACACAAGTATTTTTGTGCTGTTGAGTGGATTTTCAGCTATTCTCAGAAAAGATTTCAGACTAAAAAACTTTCATAAAAATGCAGGAAAGATTTATATTTTTCTGATTTTACTTTTTGCAGCACCGTCTGGAATTTACATGGGAATTTTTGCCAACGGTGGAATTTACTCTAAAATCTCATTCGTTATCTTAGGTTGTCTGTGGTGGTTTTCGACTTTTAAAGCCTATCAATTAGCCCGACAAAAAAACTTTAAAGAGCATAAACAATGGATGTGGCGCAGTTTCGCATTAACCGTTTCTGCGATCACCTTAAGAATGTGGAAAGTAATTATTGTATATTTATTTCACCCCAATCCAATGGATGTTTACCAGATCATTGCCTGGATGGGATGGATTCCCAATATTATTTTAATTGAATATTTAATCACAAAAAAATGCATATGA
- a CDS encoding YARHG domain-containing protein — protein MKILKLTLISLFTISLVSCKKEAKVTDHSNDSLTAKKDSVVVPEIHKEYYGIYMGDFAGKEMITPEIGEEYEGDVYKKISLKINRITKDSVYGQSIVNGNQRPFRGVFNEETKSFVLDEPGNDKTDGRFEVKLNNDSLTGKWNAFNKSAVKAPLKTLKLIKKEFVYNPNFMLNEDSDLIDWENPKDFVEKYTDEETGKTETYTASKNRIASDAVFKINASKQKLTEKDLKNLRKLDMEIIKNSVFARHGYAFKKQTYRNFFEQTDWYIPVSNNVDKDLSPMEKDNVALLNRFIKYAEDKYDSFGR, from the coding sequence ATGAAAATTTTAAAATTAACTTTAATTTCCCTGTTTACCATAAGTTTGGTAAGCTGCAAAAAAGAAGCAAAAGTAACAGATCATTCAAATGACAGCCTTACTGCAAAGAAAGATTCGGTAGTTGTTCCTGAGATCCATAAAGAGTATTATGGAATTTATATGGGCGATTTTGCCGGAAAAGAGATGATCACTCCGGAAATCGGAGAAGAATATGAAGGCGATGTTTACAAGAAAATCTCCTTAAAAATTAATAGAATAACAAAAGACAGTGTTTACGGCCAAAGTATTGTGAATGGAAACCAGCGCCCTTTCCGTGGAGTCTTTAATGAAGAAACAAAATCGTTTGTTCTGGACGAACCGGGAAATGATAAAACCGATGGGAGATTTGAAGTTAAATTAAACAATGATAGTCTTACCGGAAAATGGAATGCTTTTAATAAATCTGCCGTAAAAGCCCCTTTAAAAACACTGAAACTGATCAAAAAAGAGTTTGTTTACAACCCCAACTTCATGCTGAATGAAGACAGCGATTTAATTGACTGGGAAAACCCGAAAGATTTCGTTGAAAAATATACCGATGAAGAAACAGGAAAAACAGAAACCTACACTGCTTCAAAAAACAGGATTGCTTCTGATGCGGTTTTCAAGATCAATGCCTCCAAGCAAAAGCTCACGGAAAAAGACCTTAAAAATCTTAGAAAGCTGGATATGGAGATCATCAAAAATTCCGTTTTTGCAAGACATGGCTACGCTTTTAAAAAGCAGACCTACAGAAACTTTTTTGAGCAGACAGACTGGTATATCCCGGTTTCCAACAATGTAGACAAAGATCTTTCTCCAATGGAAAAGGATAATGTTGCCTTACTCAACCGCTTCATAAAATATGCGGAGGATAAATATGATAGTTTTGGAAGATAG
- a CDS encoding ribosomal maturation YjgA family protein codes for MKLKFNLKYFLFSVIIFLTEVLIATRLKDIFFVRAYLGDVIVVILLYTLIKSFFNITDNEKLILGILVFSCLIEFAQYFNIAEKLGFRSGSIMYIVIGNSFSWIDILCYAVGCLLLYILVKLEK; via the coding sequence ATGAAATTAAAATTTAATCTAAAATATTTTCTGTTTAGTGTTATAATTTTCCTGACAGAAGTTTTAATTGCAACCCGATTAAAAGATATTTTCTTTGTAAGAGCTTATCTTGGAGATGTAATTGTTGTCATACTCCTATATACACTTATCAAAAGCTTTTTCAACATTACAGATAATGAAAAACTGATTCTTGGGATTCTTGTTTTTTCCTGTCTTATTGAATTTGCCCAGTATTTTAATATTGCGGAAAAATTAGGTTTCCGGTCCGGAAGCATTATGTATATCGTTATTGGAAATTCGTTTTCCTGGATTGATATTTTATGCTATGCTGTCGGATGCTTATTGCTTTATATTTTGGTTAAATTAGAAAAATAA
- a CDS encoding thioredoxin family protein — MKNLNILIIAFVVGLGLLSFTTTDHGKKEHGKESKSLVKGYEVGDEATDFKLKNVDGKMVSLSDFKSAKGFIVVFTCNHCPYAKKYEDRIIALDKKYKSQGYPVIAINPNDPSVQPEDGYTQMIERAKQKGFTFPYLVDEGQKIFPQYGATKTPHVFLLQKENGKNIVKYIGAIDNNYENPNDVSEYYVQDAVNALIKNEPIKMTKTVAIGCTVKVKK; from the coding sequence ATGAAAAACTTAAACATCTTAATAATAGCTTTTGTTGTTGGATTAGGACTCCTAAGCTTTACCACAACAGATCATGGTAAAAAGGAACACGGAAAAGAAAGTAAATCTTTGGTAAAAGGGTACGAAGTAGGAGATGAAGCAACCGATTTTAAGCTGAAAAATGTTGATGGAAAAATGGTTTCTCTGAGTGATTTTAAATCGGCAAAAGGATTTATTGTTGTTTTCACCTGCAATCACTGTCCTTACGCAAAAAAATATGAAGACAGGATTATAGCATTAGATAAAAAATACAAATCTCAAGGGTATCCTGTAATCGCTATTAATCCGAATGATCCCTCCGTACAGCCTGAAGACGGATATACACAAATGATTGAGAGAGCAAAGCAAAAAGGATTTACGTTCCCGTATTTAGTGGATGAAGGACAGAAGATTTTTCCTCAATATGGAGCCACAAAAACCCCTCATGTCTTTCTTCTGCAGAAAGAGAATGGGAAAAATATCGTAAAGTATATTGGCGCTATCGACAATAATTATGAAAATCCTAATGATGTTTCAGAATACTATGTTCAGGATGCAGTAAATGCGCTGATTAAAAATGAGCCGATAAAAATGACAAAAACTGTTGCGATAGGATGTACAGTGAAAGTGAAGAAATAA
- a CDS encoding TlpA family protein disulfide reductase, with amino-acid sequence MNKIIYFVILLLGTHWYSAQNQTDVSSVKYEELEKRIQSERDKLLVVNFWATTCAPCVKELPYFMEVNNKYKNDPKFKMLLVSLDRAVDKERVLKFIKNKNLGAEVILLDDIKRMNTWIPRFEKNWDGNIPVTIFYKNGEKVHFNDGEMSKEDLENTIAKHLN; translated from the coding sequence ATGAATAAGATAATTTACTTTGTTATTTTACTGTTGGGCACACATTGGTATTCTGCGCAAAATCAAACTGATGTTTCCTCTGTGAAATATGAAGAACTCGAAAAGAGAATTCAGTCAGAAAGAGATAAATTGCTGGTGGTAAACTTTTGGGCGACTACTTGTGCTCCATGTGTAAAAGAGCTTCCTTACTTTATGGAAGTGAATAACAAATACAAAAATGACCCGAAATTTAAAATGCTTTTGGTCTCTTTAGACAGAGCTGTAGATAAAGAGAGGGTTTTAAAATTTATAAAAAATAAAAATCTTGGGGCAGAAGTCATTTTACTGGACGATATTAAAAGAATGAATACCTGGATTCCCCGTTTTGAAAAGAACTGGGACGGAAATATCCCTGTAACGATCTTTTATAAAAATGGTGAAAAAGTACATTTTAATGACGGTGAAATGAGTAAAGAAGACTTAGAAAATACAATTGCTAAACATTTAAATTGA
- the mutS gene encoding DNA mismatch repair protein MutS has translation MAKAAKKETPLMTQYNTIKAKYPDALLLFRVGDFYETFGQDAVRTSQILGIVLTKRANGEDHIELAGFPHHSVDSYLPKLVRAGMRVAICDQLEDPKMVKGIVKRGVTELVTPGVTFNDQVLNSKKNNFLLSLHKEKERFGIALVDISTGEFLVSEGNLEKLLHIVNTFDPSEIIYQRSVQIPEQLKNKNAFKLEDWAYQYNFAYEKLTNHFKTNSLKGFGVESQPLAITAAGAIFAYLVEDTHHNLLSHITKIQVIPQEDYLMMDNFTLRNLEIVYPSNPQGKSLLDIIDKTSTPMGGRLLRRRIILPLKSVSEINRRLALIDFLNENDQLKYEISQLLKSISDLDRLMGKLAAEKISPKELGYLRQSLINIHKIKALLHPHADVLAWLDPLYDQDELIKCLQNHLNDELPVNLAKGNVIKEGISEELDRLRGLQSKGRGFLDEMCQREIERTGISSLKIDFNNVFGYYIEVRNTHKDKVPGDWLRKQTLVNAERYITEELKEYENQILGAEEKIGVLENELYRNVCAETMIYIDQIQENSNIIAQLDVAVGLSELAVSESYTKPVLTETFAIDLKEARHPIIENALPLGEKYIPNDIFLDKDSQQIIMVTGPNMAGKSAILRQTAIVCLLAQIGSFVPAKHAKIGILDKIFTRVGATDNISAGESTFMVEMNEAANILNNISERSLILLDEIGRGTSTYDGVSIAWAIAEYLHQHPTQAKTLFATHYHELNEMTVNFERVKNFHVSIQENKGNIIFLRKLIPGGSEHSFGIHVAKLAGMPAKVVNRANEILKTLEASRTQGSSSESIKRVTEENMQLSFFQLDDPVLENIREELTKIDINTLTPIEALMKLNSIKKMIGG, from the coding sequence ATGGCAAAGGCAGCGAAGAAAGAAACTCCGTTAATGACTCAGTATAACACCATCAAGGCGAAATATCCTGATGCTCTTTTACTATTCAGAGTGGGGGATTTTTACGAAACTTTCGGGCAGGATGCGGTGAGAACGTCTCAGATTTTAGGCATTGTTTTAACAAAAAGAGCCAATGGTGAAGATCACATCGAACTGGCTGGATTTCCACATCATTCTGTAGACTCTTACTTGCCAAAATTGGTAAGAGCGGGAATGAGGGTTGCAATTTGCGATCAGCTGGAAGATCCCAAAATGGTTAAAGGAATTGTAAAACGTGGTGTTACAGAATTGGTGACACCAGGAGTTACGTTCAATGACCAGGTTCTTAATTCAAAAAAGAATAATTTCCTGCTTTCCCTTCATAAGGAAAAGGAGAGGTTCGGGATTGCTTTGGTGGATATTTCTACGGGAGAATTTTTGGTGAGCGAAGGAAACCTGGAAAAGCTGCTTCATATTGTCAATACGTTTGACCCGAGTGAGATTATTTACCAGAGAAGTGTTCAGATTCCTGAACAGCTTAAAAATAAAAATGCTTTCAAGCTTGAAGATTGGGCATATCAATATAATTTTGCCTACGAAAAACTTACCAATCATTTTAAAACCAATTCATTAAAAGGTTTTGGTGTTGAAAGCCAGCCGTTGGCGATTACGGCAGCAGGAGCCATTTTTGCTTACCTTGTTGAAGATACCCATCACAATTTATTATCCCACATTACTAAAATTCAGGTGATTCCTCAGGAAGATTACCTGATGATGGATAATTTTACATTGAGAAACCTTGAAATTGTTTATCCAAGCAATCCGCAGGGAAAATCTTTGTTGGATATCATTGATAAAACATCTACTCCGATGGGAGGAAGACTATTGAGACGAAGAATTATTTTGCCGTTGAAATCAGTCAGTGAAATCAACAGAAGGCTTGCTTTAATTGATTTTCTGAACGAAAACGATCAACTTAAATATGAAATTTCTCAACTGTTGAAATCGATTTCTGACCTGGATCGACTGATGGGAAAACTGGCGGCAGAAAAAATTTCACCTAAAGAATTGGGATATCTTCGCCAGAGTTTAATTAATATTCATAAAATCAAAGCTTTGCTTCATCCTCATGCGGATGTTCTGGCTTGGCTGGATCCGTTGTACGATCAGGATGAATTAATTAAATGCCTTCAAAATCATCTGAATGATGAGCTTCCTGTTAATTTAGCAAAAGGAAATGTCATTAAGGAAGGGATTTCTGAAGAGCTTGACCGATTAAGAGGGTTGCAGTCTAAAGGACGTGGTTTCTTAGACGAAATGTGTCAGAGAGAAATCGAAAGAACAGGAATTTCGAGCCTTAAAATAGATTTTAATAATGTTTTCGGATATTATATTGAAGTTCGAAATACCCATAAAGATAAAGTTCCGGGTGATTGGCTGAGAAAACAGACATTGGTTAATGCCGAGCGCTACATCACGGAAGAACTGAAAGAATATGAAAATCAGATTCTTGGAGCCGAAGAGAAAATAGGAGTGCTGGAAAATGAGCTGTACAGAAATGTATGCGCCGAAACCATGATTTATATTGATCAGATTCAGGAAAATTCAAATATTATTGCACAGTTAGATGTTGCGGTTGGATTGTCTGAACTGGCCGTTTCTGAGAGTTATACCAAGCCTGTTTTAACAGAAACTTTTGCGATCGATTTAAAAGAAGCGAGACACCCGATCATTGAAAATGCACTTCCTTTAGGAGAAAAATACATCCCGAACGATATTTTCTTAGATAAAGATTCTCAGCAGATCATTATGGTCACCGGACCGAACATGGCAGGTAAATCGGCGATTCTTCGTCAAACGGCGATTGTTTGCCTGCTGGCTCAGATTGGGAGCTTTGTTCCTGCAAAACATGCGAAAATCGGGATTTTAGATAAGATTTTTACAAGAGTAGGAGCAACGGATAATATTTCTGCCGGAGAATCCACTTTCATGGTTGAAATGAATGAAGCGGCCAATATCCTGAACAATATTTCGGAAAGAAGTTTGATTTTATTGGATGAAATTGGTCGCGGAACATCTACCTATGACGGAGTTTCTATTGCCTGGGCCATCGCAGAATACCTTCATCAGCATCCGACACAGGCAAAGACATTATTTGCAACACATTACCACGAATTGAACGAAATGACCGTGAATTTTGAAAGAGTGAAAAATTTCCACGTTTCTATTCAGGAAAATAAAGGAAATATTATCTTTTTAAGAAAGCTGATTCCGGGCGGAAGTGAGCATAGCTTCGGTATTCATGTGGCGAAACTGGCGGGAATGCCCGCAAAAGTGGTGAACAGAGCCAATGAAATCCTGAAAACACTGGAAGCAAGCCGCACTCAGGGAAGTTCATCAGAAAGCATCAAAAGAGTGACGGAAGAAAATATGCAGTTGTCTTTCTTTCAGCTGGATGATCCTGTTTTAGAGAATATTCGTGAGGAACTGACCAAAATAGATATCAATACCTTGACACCCATAGAAGCTTTAATGAAGCTTAATTCGATAAAAAAAATGATTGGAGGATAA
- a CDS encoding cupin-like domain-containing protein — MILESVDVVTDISKEDFQKNYFKKHKPLLIKNFASRWDAFDKWNFDFIREKAGEQEVPLYDNKPADANKSSDAPVTKMKMKDYIDTIKSKPSDLRIFFYIITDRLPELLKNFTYPDLGMKFFKRLPTLFFGGSEAHVLMHYDVDLGDFLHIHFEGKKRILLFDQKQSAFLYKVPLSVHTIYDVDYENPDYEKFPALKQAKGFEIFMEHGDALFIPGAFWHFNRYLEPGFSMSLRALPNKPNVFANMLYHVFIMRYTDKLMRKIFKAKWVNYKQKWAYKKSSKALARHS, encoded by the coding sequence ATGATTCTCGAAAGTGTAGATGTTGTTACAGATATTAGTAAAGAAGATTTTCAGAAAAATTATTTCAAAAAGCACAAGCCGCTTCTGATTAAAAATTTTGCGAGCCGATGGGATGCTTTTGATAAATGGAACTTTGATTTTATCCGTGAGAAAGCCGGTGAACAGGAAGTTCCTTTGTATGATAACAAGCCCGCTGATGCGAATAAAAGCAGCGATGCTCCCGTTACCAAAATGAAAATGAAGGATTATATTGATACCATAAAAAGCAAGCCTTCGGATCTTAGAATTTTCTTTTATATCATCACAGACCGGCTTCCGGAATTATTGAAGAATTTCACATACCCGGATTTGGGGATGAAATTTTTTAAAAGACTTCCTACTTTGTTTTTTGGAGGAAGTGAGGCGCATGTTTTAATGCATTATGATGTAGATTTGGGAGATTTTCTTCATATCCATTTTGAAGGTAAGAAGAGAATTTTATTGTTCGATCAGAAACAGTCAGCTTTTTTATATAAAGTTCCGTTATCGGTGCACACCATCTACGATGTTGATTATGAGAATCCTGACTATGAAAAATTTCCGGCGTTGAAACAGGCAAAAGGTTTTGAAATTTTCATGGAACATGGAGACGCTCTTTTTATTCCGGGAGCTTTCTGGCATTTCAACCGATATTTAGAGCCTGGATTTTCAATGTCACTTCGTGCCCTTCCGAATAAACCGAATGTTTTTGCCAATATGCTGTATCATGTTTTCATTATGAGATACACGGATAAATTAATGCGAAAGATTTTTAAAGCTAAATGGGTGAATTATAAACAAAAATGGGCGTATAAAAAGAGTTCAAAAGCTTTGGCGAGACATTCTTAA
- a CDS encoding bestrophin family protein, giving the protein MRVYDTKHFLKILFSLHKSDTLKILFPSMIIVGLYSWGIEYLEVEYLHLTSKSGISNVGMIHSLLGFVLSLLLVFRTNTAYDRWWEGRKLWGKLVNDSRNFAIKINSILENDRKDAEQIARYLKFFPHFLAKHLSKDSTRLALDEDYSEIERSIKNHGPNEIISLLTYKLNQLKKEGKISDVEMLYLDTQLSGFLEVCGGCERIKNTPIPYSYSSFVKKFIILYVMALPVAYVISIGLFMIPLTVFVYYVLMSLELIAEEIEDPFNNDENDIPMEALAQNIERNVHQIMGLNKLP; this is encoded by the coding sequence ATGAGAGTTTACGACACCAAACATTTTCTAAAAATCCTTTTCAGCCTGCACAAAAGCGATACTTTGAAAATCCTTTTTCCAAGCATGATTATTGTAGGCCTGTATTCGTGGGGAATTGAATATTTAGAAGTCGAATATCTTCATCTTACTTCAAAATCAGGAATCAGTAATGTCGGGATGATTCATTCCTTGCTTGGTTTTGTACTTTCTTTACTATTGGTTTTCAGAACCAATACTGCCTATGACAGATGGTGGGAAGGAAGAAAACTCTGGGGAAAACTGGTAAACGATTCCCGAAATTTTGCTATAAAAATCAATTCCATTCTTGAAAATGACAGAAAAGATGCCGAACAGATTGCAAGGTACTTAAAGTTTTTTCCTCATTTCTTAGCCAAGCATCTTTCTAAAGATTCTACGAGATTGGCTCTGGACGAAGACTATTCGGAGATTGAACGGTCTATAAAGAACCATGGACCTAATGAAATCATTAGCCTTCTGACCTATAAACTGAATCAGCTAAAAAAAGAAGGGAAAATTTCTGATGTGGAAATGCTGTATCTGGATACACAACTCAGCGGTTTCTTAGAAGTTTGCGGTGGATGTGAGAGAATTAAAAACACTCCGATTCCTTATTCTTACTCTTCTTTTGTCAAAAAGTTCATCATTCTGTATGTCATGGCATTACCGGTTGCCTATGTGATCAGCATTGGTCTTTTTATGATCCCACTTACTGTTTTTGTCTATTATGTTTTGATGAGTTTAGAGCTTATTGCCGAAGAAATTGAAGATCCTTTCAATAATGACGAGAATGACATCCCTATGGAAGCACTGGCACAGAATATTGAAAGAAACGTTCATCAGATCATGGGATTAAACAAACTTCCCTAG
- a CDS encoding RNA methyltransferase — protein sequence MVQKLKLEELNRIDVETFKTVEKIPLVVVLDNIRSMHNVGATFRTADAFLIQKIVLCGITPQPPHREIHKAALGATESVDWSHENDINTAINDLKSQGFEIVGIEQTTSSQMITDFTIDKSKKYAVILGNEVEGISDEALPNIDSFLEIPQLGTKHSLNVSVCGGIVMWEFAKALK from the coding sequence TTGGTACAAAAATTAAAACTGGAAGAACTCAACAGAATAGATGTGGAAACATTTAAAACGGTTGAAAAAATTCCTTTGGTAGTTGTTTTGGACAACATCAGAAGCATGCACAATGTAGGTGCTACTTTCAGAACTGCAGATGCTTTTTTGATTCAAAAGATCGTTCTTTGCGGTATTACTCCGCAACCTCCTCACCGCGAAATTCATAAAGCGGCACTGGGAGCTACAGAAAGTGTTGACTGGAGCCATGAAAATGATATCAATACTGCCATTAATGATTTAAAATCGCAGGGTTTTGAAATTGTGGGAATTGAGCAAACGACAAGCAGCCAAATGATCACCGATTTCACCATAGATAAGTCTAAAAAATATGCCGTTATCTTAGGAAATGAAGTAGAAGGAATCAGTGATGAAGCCCTTCCTAATATCGATTCTTTCCTGGAAATTCCCCAATTGGGAACAAAGCATTCTTTAAATGTGAGCGTATGCGGAGGAATCGTAATGTGGGAGTTTGCGAAAGCCCTAAAATAA
- a CDS encoding CBS domain-containing protein — protein MFIKDYISKDFPCFSLTDSIEAARDLLEDFGYTHVFIKKSHHFYGAIAIDFLYEEEEGTLKDLEHQIERFAISEDSNIMDSIRLFHTFNTNVVPVINKNEKYLGYISCDDIFQDLSKYPLFSETGAILTIETPARKYSMTEIANIIESNNSKFYGGFISFMSDEVIHVTIKISNENLASIDATFDRYDYRIVEKYYSDEKSDLYKDRFGFFQKFIEI, from the coding sequence ATGTTTATCAAGGATTATATCTCAAAAGACTTTCCATGTTTTAGCCTGACTGATTCAATAGAAGCAGCTAGGGATTTATTAGAAGACTTTGGATATACTCATGTTTTCATCAAAAAATCCCATCATTTTTACGGAGCCATTGCCATAGACTTTCTTTATGAAGAAGAAGAGGGTACTTTAAAAGACCTGGAACACCAGATAGAACGTTTTGCGATATCGGAAGACAGCAATATCATGGACAGTATCCGTCTGTTTCATACTTTTAACACTAATGTGGTTCCTGTTATCAATAAAAATGAAAAATATTTAGGATATATAAGCTGTGATGATATTTTCCAGGATTTATCAAAATATCCGCTGTTTTCTGAAACGGGAGCGATCCTTACCATAGAAACTCCGGCGAGAAAATATTCCATGACAGAAATTGCCAATATTATAGAAAGCAACAATTCTAAATTTTACGGAGGATTTATCAGTTTTATGTCGGATGAAGTGATTCATGTGACGATAAAGATCAGCAATGAAAACCTGGCTTCGATAGACGCCACATTCGACCGATATGATTACCGAATTGTGGAAAAATATTATTCGGATGAAAAATCGGACCTGTATAAGGACAGATTCGGCTTTTTCCAAAAATTCATAGAAATCTAA